A region of the Methylobacterium nodulans ORS 2060 genome:
GATCGTGGCGGCGGACGGCCCGGAGGCGGTGCTGCGTGCCCTGACCGAGACCCCCGAACCCGACCGTGCGGCCCTCGCGCGGGCGGCCCGCCGCCGCGTGCTCGCCGCCCACAGTGCCGCGCATCGGGCGACGGAACTCGAAGCGGCGCTCGGCGAGGCCCGCGCCAGGGCCGCGCAGAAATACCCACAGCATGTATGGAAACTCGGCTTCAGCGAGCGCGTTGGGGAGCGAAGGTAAGTACCTTTCCGCCCGGAGGCGTGGCCTTCCCGGCGAGGCACACGGCAGAGGAGGCCCCATGACGAATCGCAAGAGCCCGACCGTTCTCGTCGCCGGCGGCGCGGGGTTCCTGGGTTCCCACCTCTGCGAGGCGCTGCTGGCCCGGGGTGACCGGGTGATCTGCCTCGACAACTTCCTCACCGGACGCCGCCGCAACCTGCGCCACCTCGAACGCGAGCCGCGCTTCGAGCTCATCGAGCACGACGTCGTGCGGCCCCTGCCCGCCTCCCTGCGCCGCCGCCCTTTCGAGCGCATCTACAATCTCGCCTGCGCGGCCTCTCCGCCGCATTACCAGGCCGATCCGGAGCACACGCTCCTCACCAGCGTGCTCGGCGCGCGCCACCTGCTGATGCTGGCGGAAGCCGCGGGCGCGAGCTTGCTGCAGGCCTCGACCTCGGAGATCTACGGCGATCCGGAGGTGCATCCCCAAGCCGAAGCCTATTGGGGCCATGTCAATCCGACCGGGCCGCGCGCCTGCTACGACGAGGGCAAGCGGGCGGCCGAGACGCTGTGCTACGACTATGCCCGGGCCGGCCGCGTCGCGGTGCGGGTGGCGCGCATCTTCAACACCTACGGGCCGCGCATGCGGGCCGATGACGGCCGGGTCGTGTCGAACGTGGTCTGCCAGGCGCTGGCGGGCGACGACATCACGGTCTACGGCGACGGCTCGCAGACCCGGTCCTTCTGCTACGTGGCCGACCTGATCGACGGCCTCGTGCGGCTGATGGCGCATGAGGCGCCGGGCTTCGCCGTTCCGCCCGTCAATCTCGGCAACCCGGTGGAGCTCACCGTCTCGGATCTGGTGCAGCGGGTGCTCGCGATGACGGGCTCGCCCTCGGCGATCGTGACCCGGCCGCTCCCGACCGACGACCCGCGCCGCCGCCGGCCGGATATCGCGCGGGCTCAGGAGCTGCTCGGCTGGGCCCCGAAGGTCCCGCTGGACCAGGGGCTCAAGGCCACGATCCTGTGGTTCGCCGACGAGGCCGAGGACGGCCCGCGAGGCGTCGTCGTGCCGGAGGAGCGCCGGGCGGTCCTGGTCTGAGGGACCCGCGAGCACCGACGCGGGCCTGTGTCCGTCCCGTCCGGAACGGACCATGGTTCTCGGCGCTTCATCGCCCCGCGTTGGTCTCCGGCGAACCGGCCCCCACACCGCCGGGACGGGCGCCGAGCGGGCGCGGCCCGCTCAACCGTGGCAGGTGCAGCCGGCGTGATCGCACCCGGCGTGGTCCGGATGCCCGGCGGCACATTCGTCGCAGCAATAGGCCCGCCCATCGCGCTGCACCGCCTTGGCGAGCGGAACGACGCAGACGCAATCCTGACAGGCACACTTGACCATCTCGACCTTGACCGGATCACTCATCGTGCCCTCCTGATGGACTCACGGCGTCAGTCTGTCAGCTTTACCTAGCGTATGTCGAGAGGACGCGCATGCCGCTCCTCCGCTCCCTGACGAGGGGCCAATGACGGCGGGTTCTCCGGCACCGGTCCTCCGTCCGGACGGACTCCGAGCGCCCCAGACGGAACCAGCTGACAGCGAGGCATCCCGGAATCAGTTCATCACCGGCTGCACTAACCCTGACGGATGAAACCGGCCGAACGAGCGCTTCCTGATGAGGCAGCCCCACCGGCCCTCATGCTGAGGTGCTCGCGCAGCGAGCCTCGAAGCACCCCGGAAGGGTCCTCCGAAACACCAGTTTGGCCGGGATCACCGGTCTGGGGTGCTTCGAGGGCCGGCTCCCGCCGGCCACCTCAGCATGAGGAGCGGGGCGGCTTCCACTCAGGTCAGTTTTCAGGTCAGTTTCTATTCAAGGACAAAGTCCGGCGATCTCCCGCTCCGCCGCCCGCGCGAGGTCGAGGAAGCGGGCCCCGTTCAGCCCCAGCTGCCACTCCTCGTAGAGGAGCCGTCCCTCGTTCGGCAGGGTATCGAAGCGGTAGGCCGGCGCCTCGCGGAACCGTTCGAGGGCGATCGGCAGGCGGTTGAGGATCGCGGCTTGCGTCGCATGCGCGGCGAACAGGTCGGCCTTGAGGGCGCAATCCTCCGGATCGAGGTGGAGCGCGATGGCCCGCCGCGGCGGCTGTGTCGGCAGGAAGGCGCCGGCCTCCGGCCCCTGCGCGCCGCGATGGTAATAGGGCATCTCGATCACCGCGAGGGCTCCGCCCATCAGCCGCTTCGCCCCCTGCACGGCCAGCGCCACCGCGTCGTGGTCCGGGTGGCCGCCCTCGTAGGCATGGGTGAGCGCGAGCGTGATGCCGCGCGCCGCGAAGATCTCGGCGAGGCGCCGGGCGAGCGCCGCCAGCGCCTCCGCGACGCCCTGATCCGGCAGGCCGAGGGCGAGGCGCCGCTCGGGCGGCACGCGCGCGAGCGTCAGCGCCGCATCGAGTTCCCGGGCACGGGCGGCCGCGTAGGCGGTCGGATCCGCGAAACCGTGGCGCGCGGCATCCGGCCCACTGCGCGGCGCACCGTCGGTGACGTGGATGACCGCGAGGCCGGCGAGCCGCGGCAGCTGCGCGCCGCAGCCGATGCTCTCGTCGTCGGGATGCGCCACGACGAGCGCCGCGTGGCCGGCCCTCACGGGGCCGCGGGCCGGATGCGCCAGCGCCGTGAGGAAGGCCTCCGCCTCCGGAGAGGTCGGCGCCAGCGGCCCGGTGACGACGGCGCTCATGCGAGGGAAGCCGGCATCGCGAGGGCGTCCGACCGCGGGCGAAGCTGGCCGGCATAGCGCCGGATCATGGCGGTGCAGAACTCCGCGAATTCCTCCTTCACCTGGGGCGGGCTGGTGTGGTGGGGCGCGATGCCCCGGTGTTCGGGCGTGAAGCAGAAGGTGACCGTGACGTCGAACTCGGCGAGCGCCTCCATCTGCCGGTCGAACCAGTCGAGGGCGTTCGGCCGGAAGGAATCGGCCCAGGAGAGGCCGGTGCGCAGGTAGCGCACGCCGAGCCGCCGCATCCAGGCGACAGCGTCGTCGAGGCGATGGTCCTCGAAATGGAACCACTGGCACAGCCCCATCGCGGGGGCGTAGCGGCCGAACTGCTCGAGTGCGGGCTTCGGCGTCCCGTCCTCGCGCAGGAGCCCCATGTAGAAGTGGCGGTAGTAGGAGGAGCCCTCCGCCTCCTTGTGCCGGGTGGTGGCGCCCCAGGCCTGCGGCAGGTCGTAGAGGCTGTACCAGTGGATGCGCGGCGTGCGGCCGATCAGCAGCGCGGCGGTGCGCTCAAGGCCGAAGACCTGCACCTCTTCGGCCCCGAAGGTCGACACGCCCACCTCCGTCACCCAGACGGGCTTGGGCGTCACCGCGCGGATCTCGGCGAGCTTGGCCGGCCACTCGTTGATCTGCCAGAGGTTCCAGTCGAGGGGGAACCCATGCACCGCCACGACGTCGACATGGTCGAGGGCGCGCTTCGAATCGAGGAACTGCACGAAGGTCGGATCGATGGGCGAGAGGCCGCCCAGCACGGTGGGCAGCGCGGGCGCCTCCTGCTTGAGGGCCTGCGCCGCGCAGGCGAGCGTGTCGGCGAAGAGGTGCCAGCCCGGATCGATCTCGGGATCCCAATGCGACTTGTTGTTGGGCTCGTTCCAGATCATCGCCGCTTCGATCATGCGGGCTCCTCAGCTGTGTGACGGCTCGTCCTGCCCCTCATGGCGGCCGGGGAGCGGTGGGGCAAGGCACGGCCTTGCACGCACGCAAAGGCGATTTGGCAGGTGAGGCCCTGGCGGCAAGGGCGCGGAACGCGCACGTCGTGACCGACCGATGGAGATCCCCCGATGCAGCTCACCGGAATCCACCACCTCACCGCCGTCACGGCGCAGGCCGCCGACAATTTCGCCTTCTACACCCGCGTGCTCGGCCAGCGCCTCGTGAAGAAGACCGTCAACCAGGACGACGTCTCGGCCTTTCACCTGTTCTATGGCGACGGTGTCGCCTCGCCGGGCTCGGACCTGACCTTCTTCGACTGGCCGGCCCCGCGCGAGCGGCGCGGCACGAACAGCATCGCCCGCACCCTGCTGCGGGTGGCCGGCCCCGAGGCCATCGCGTGGTGGCGCGAGCATCTCGGCCGCCAGGGGGTCAGCCACCGCCTGCCGGTGGAGCGCGACGGGCGGCTCACCCTCGACTTCGAGGATCCGGAGGGCCAGCGGCTCGGCCTCGTGGACGATGGCGGCGCCGGCGAGGCCCATCCCTGGGCCGGCAGCCCGGTGCCGGCCGAGCACCAGATCCGCGGGCTCGGGCCGATCCTGCTCAGCGTCGCCGACCCGGCCGCAACGGAGGCGGTGCTCACCGGCGTGCTCGGGATGCGGCCGATGCGCGAGTACCCGGCCGGCGACGCGGCGGCCGAGCGCTCGGCGGAGCGGCCGGTGCGGGTCTACGCGATGGGGGCGGGCGGCCCGGCGGCGGAGCTGCACGTGGTGGCCGAGCCCGATCTCGGCCCGGCCCGGCCCGGGGCCGGCGGCGTCCATCACGTGGCCTTCCGCATCCCCGATGCGGCGTACGAGGCCTGGGCCGACCGGCTGCGGACCCTGCGGGTGCCGTCGAGCGGCCCGGTCGACCGCTACTACTTCCGCAGCCTCTACTTCCGGGAGCCGAACGGGATCCTGTTCGAGATCGCGACCGACGGCCCGGGCTTCGCGACGGACGAGCCCCTGGACAGGCTCGGCGAGCGCCTCGCGCTCCCGCCCTTCCTGGAGCCGCGCCGGGCGCAGATCGAGGCGGGGCTGAAGCCGCTGTAAGCGTGAAGGAGCAGATGCGGGATCCCCTCTCCCACTCGGGAGAGGGGATCCCGCGCCCTCTTGTCTCCGAACAGATCAACCGGAAGCCGTATGAAAAGCGGCGCCCCGCCCTACACGTCCTTGTCGAGGACTTCCTTGCTCTCGACCGTGGTGTCGGCCTTCAGATGGTAGACCAGCGGCACGCCGGTCCACAGCTCCAGGCCCGGGATCGTCTCGGTGGTGAGCCCGTCGAGCACCATGACGAGGGCACGCAGGGAGTTGCCGTGGGCCGCCACCAGCACCCGCTCGCCGCGCATCACGCGCGGCAGTATCTCGCGCATCGTGTAGGGCAGCACGCGGGCGACCGTGTCCTTCAGGCTCTCGCCGCCGGGCGGGGGCACGTCGTAGGAGCGGCGCCAGACATGGACCTGCTCCTTGCCCCAGCGCTCACGGGCGTCGTCCTTGTTGAGGCCCGAGAGGTCGCCGTAATCGCGCTCGTTCAGCGCCGCGTCGGCGATGGTCGGCAGGTCCGGCTGGCCGAGCTCCTCCAGGATCAGCTCGGCCGTGCGCTGGGCCCGGGTCAGGGCCGAGGTGAAGGCGACGTCGAACCGGATGCCCTTCGCCTTCAGCCGCCGGCCCGCCGCCCGCGCCTCGGCGACGCCGATTTCGGTGAGGTCCGGATCGCGCCAGCCGGTGAAGAGATTTTTCAGGTTCCACTCGCTCTGGCCGTGCCGCGCGAGGACGAGAAGGCGCTCCATGGTCTTTCAAGCCGCTCCGTGATGCCGGGGATCAGAGTCCCAGGACGTCGTCCATGTCGTAGAGGCCGGGCTTCTGCGGGAAGGCCCACAGCGCGGCCCTGACCGCCCCGCGCGCGAAGATCCCGCGATCCTCGGCCCGGTGGGTGAGCTCGATCCGCTCGCCGGCCCCGGCGAAGATCACGCTGTGCTCGCCGACCACGCTGCCGCCGCGCAGGGTCGCAAAGCCGATCGTGCCGGGGACGCGGGCGCCCGTATGGCCGTCGCGCACAGCCACCTTGCGCTCGGCGAGCGCCACGGCCCGTCCCTCGGCCGCCGCCTTCCCGAGGAGGAGCGCCGTGCCGGAGGGCGCATCGACCTTGTGGCGGTGATGCATCTCCAGGATCTCGATGTCGAACTCCTCGCCGAGCGTCGCCGCCACCTTCCGCACGAGGCCCGCCAGCAGGTTGACCCCGAGGGACATGTTGCCCGAACGCACGATGCGCGCGTGGCGGGAGGCGGCGTCGAGCTTCTTCAGGTCGTCCGCGGAGAGGCCGGTCGTGCCGACCACGTGGACGAGGCGGGCCTGCGCGGCGAGTTCGGCGTAAAAAACCGTGGTGGCCGGCGCCGTGAAATCGAGGACGCCGTCGGCCTCCGCGAAAGCCCGCAGCGGGTCGTCCGTGACGGCAAGGCCGAGCGGCGGCAGGCCGGCGAGCACGCCCGCATCCTCGCCGATCGCGGCCGAGCCCTCACGCGCAACCGCCCCCGCCAATGTGCAACCCTCAGTGCCGACGACCGTCTGGATCAGCATCCGGCCCATGCGCCCGGAGGCGCCCACCACCACGAGACGCATGGCGTCCGCTCCTTGCTGCGGCGCAACCGGGCCGCGTGCGGGGTCTACAGGGCGGGGCCTCTCCTGCCAAGGCGCCCCGACCCGTCCAGGACAGGTGGAGTCCGGCTCTCCGTTCGGACAGATGCAGTCCGAGGGCTCAGCGCCCCCGGGCCGCGAGCAGGGGTTCGAGCACATCGCTCACCCCCGTGAGGGTGATCTGGGTGCCGATGCAGAGGAGCAGGAAGGCCGAGAGGCGCCCGAGCACCCGGGCCCGGGCATGGCCGATGCGCTTCACCACCCGGTCGGCCGACGCATAGGCGATGCGCACCGAGGCCGCGATCACCAGCACCGCCAGCGTGGCGCCGAGCAGGAAGCCCCAGCGGGCCGCGCCCGCCTCCGGCCGGCTCGCCGCGAGCGCGATGATGACCGAGATCGTGCCGGGCCCCGTCGTGAAGGGCAGGGTCAGCGGGAAGAAGGCGATCTCGTCGAGCCCGCCGGATTCCACGCCCACTTCCCGGTCGCGCGTCTTGGCGGACGCGGCGTCGGCCGCCTTGCGGGCCTCGCGCTCCTCCGGCACGGCGAGCAGCCGCCAGGCCTGGGCCGCCACCACGAGCCCGCCCGCGATGCGAAGCGCCGCGAGCGAGATGCCGAAGAAGCTGAGGAGCGTGGCGCCCAGCCAGAGCGAGACCAGCATCACCGCCGCCGCGTAGATGCCGATGCGGCGCGCGAGCAGCACCCGTTCCTCATGGGTGCGGCGGCCCGTGACCTCGGCGAAGATCAGCGCCCCTCCGAGCGGGTTGATGATCGAGAACAGGGCGGGAAGCGCGAGCAGGAAGCTCTGCAGGGCGGATTCGATGGCGGGCATGGGGCGCTCAGACGCCTCCCGGCACCGGCGCGGGCGCCGGCACCAGCACGGGGGCGCGCAGCCGCGCCGCGCGGCGGGCCTGCACGGTCACCGGCCGGTGGAGCTGCTTGATCGCGTCGACCACGTGCAGGCCGGCGAAGGGCAGCGACAGGCTGGTGCCGACCCTCTCCCAGGCGCTCGCGGTGCGCAGCGTGATCCAGCCCTCGACGGGCGGCACGTAGAGCGTCTCGGCCCAGCCCTCGGGCGAGAACAGCGTCTCGCGCATCAGCCGGCCGAGCTGCGAGCGGCTGTAGGGCTGACCGTGCCCGAAGGGCGTGGCGTCGCGCCGCGCCCAGAGGCCGCGGCGGTTGGGCACCACCAGCACCAGCCGTCCGCCCGGGGTGAGCACGCGCCAGACCTCCTGCAGCAACTCGGCGGGGCTCTCCACTGCCTCGATGGCATGCACCAGGATCACCCGGTCCACCGCCGCCTCCGGCAGGGGCATCAT
Encoded here:
- a CDS encoding UDP-glucuronic acid decarboxylase family protein, whose translation is MTNRKSPTVLVAGGAGFLGSHLCEALLARGDRVICLDNFLTGRRRNLRHLEREPRFELIEHDVVRPLPASLRRRPFERIYNLACAASPPHYQADPEHTLLTSVLGARHLLMLAEAAGASLLQASTSEIYGDPEVHPQAEAYWGHVNPTGPRACYDEGKRAAETLCYDYARAGRVAVRVARIFNTYGPRMRADDGRVVSNVVCQALAGDDITVYGDGSQTRSFCYVADLIDGLVRLMAHEAPGFAVPPVNLGNPVELTVSDLVQRVLAMTGSPSAIVTRPLPTDDPRRRRPDIARAQELLGWAPKVPLDQGLKATILWFADEAEDGPRGVVVPEERRAVLV
- a CDS encoding metallothionein, encoding MSDPVKVEMVKCACQDCVCVVPLAKAVQRDGRAYCCDECAAGHPDHAGCDHAGCTCHG
- a CDS encoding PIG-L deacetylase family protein; translated protein: MSAVVTGPLAPTSPEAEAFLTALAHPARGPVRAGHAALVVAHPDDESIGCGAQLPRLAGLAVIHVTDGAPRSGPDAARHGFADPTAYAAARARELDAALTLARVPPERRLALGLPDQGVAEALAALARRLAEIFAARGITLALTHAYEGGHPDHDAVALAVQGAKRLMGGALAVIEMPYYHRGAQGPEAGAFLPTQPPRRAIALHLDPEDCALKADLFAAHATQAAILNRLPIALERFREAPAYRFDTLPNEGRLLYEEWQLGLNGARFLDLARAAEREIAGLCP
- a CDS encoding glycosyl hydrolase, which produces MIEAAMIWNEPNNKSHWDPEIDPGWHLFADTLACAAQALKQEAPALPTVLGGLSPIDPTFVQFLDSKRALDHVDVVAVHGFPLDWNLWQINEWPAKLAEIRAVTPKPVWVTEVGVSTFGAEEVQVFGLERTAALLIGRTPRIHWYSLYDLPQAWGATTRHKEAEGSSYYRHFYMGLLREDGTPKPALEQFGRYAPAMGLCQWFHFEDHRLDDAVAWMRRLGVRYLRTGLSWADSFRPNALDWFDRQMEALAEFDVTVTFCFTPEHRGIAPHHTSPPQVKEEFAEFCTAMIRRYAGQLRPRSDALAMPASLA
- a CDS encoding ring-cleaving dioxygenase produces the protein MQLTGIHHLTAVTAQAADNFAFYTRVLGQRLVKKTVNQDDVSAFHLFYGDGVASPGSDLTFFDWPAPRERRGTNSIARTLLRVAGPEAIAWWREHLGRQGVSHRLPVERDGRLTLDFEDPEGQRLGLVDDGGAGEAHPWAGSPVPAEHQIRGLGPILLSVADPAATEAVLTGVLGMRPMREYPAGDAAAERSAERPVRVYAMGAGGPAAELHVVAEPDLGPARPGAGGVHHVAFRIPDAAYEAWADRLRTLRVPSSGPVDRYYFRSLYFREPNGILFEIATDGPGFATDEPLDRLGERLALPPFLEPRRAQIEAGLKPL
- a CDS encoding 2,3-bisphosphoglycerate-dependent phosphoglycerate mutase; its protein translation is MERLLVLARHGQSEWNLKNLFTGWRDPDLTEIGVAEARAAGRRLKAKGIRFDVAFTSALTRAQRTAELILEELGQPDLPTIADAALNERDYGDLSGLNKDDARERWGKEQVHVWRRSYDVPPPGGESLKDTVARVLPYTMREILPRVMRGERVLVAAHGNSLRALVMVLDGLTTETIPGLELWTGVPLVYHLKADTTVESKEVLDKDV
- the dapB gene encoding 4-hydroxy-tetrahydrodipicolinate reductase, with protein sequence MRLVVVGASGRMGRMLIQTVVGTEGCTLAGAVAREGSAAIGEDAGVLAGLPPLGLAVTDDPLRAFAEADGVLDFTAPATTVFYAELAAQARLVHVVGTTGLSADDLKKLDAASRHARIVRSGNMSLGVNLLAGLVRKVAATLGEEFDIEILEMHHRHKVDAPSGTALLLGKAAAEGRAVALAERKVAVRDGHTGARVPGTIGFATLRGGSVVGEHSVIFAGAGERIELTHRAEDRGIFARGAVRAALWAFPQKPGLYDMDDVLGL
- a CDS encoding MarC family protein: MPAIESALQSFLLALPALFSIINPLGGALIFAEVTGRRTHEERVLLARRIGIYAAAVMLVSLWLGATLLSFFGISLAALRIAGGLVVAAQAWRLLAVPEEREARKAADAASAKTRDREVGVESGGLDEIAFFPLTLPFTTGPGTISVIIALAASRPEAGAARWGFLLGATLAVLVIAASVRIAYASADRVVKRIGHARARVLGRLSAFLLLCIGTQITLTGVSDVLEPLLAARGR
- a CDS encoding class I SAM-dependent methyltransferase is translated as MSVDVTDLRAFYSGPLGAVTQRLVGRTVHRFLGSVAGLRVLGLGYAVPYLGPVRHAAERTLAFMPAMQGVVNWPATGRSASALVDPTMMPLPEAAVDRVILVHAIEAVESPAELLQEVWRVLTPGGRLVLVVPNRRGLWARRDATPFGHGQPYSRSQLGRLMRETLFSPEGWAETLYVPPVEGWITLRTASAWERVGTSLSLPFAGLHVVDAIKQLHRPVTVQARRAARLRAPVLVPAPAPVPGGV